The Funiculus sociatus GB2-C1 sequence GAGTGAATGTCCTGCTTTCGCATAGCCTCAAGCCGTTGCCTAATTTCCGGGGTATGAGCGCTTAATCGCTCATCAGTTTCAACATCATTAATCACTTCCACATCCTGCGTTTCCCACACCAACTGACCTAGACCTGAGTCGGTGTCTTCATCTTGCTGCTCTCTATGTGAATCTAGAGAAGAAAAGGACGCAGGTATGAGGACGGAGGACGCACTGGCGTATTCTTCCAGCGTCCTAGCTCCTAAATCCTCACTTTTGCCTTGTGCCTCAGGTTTTAATCCAGAAGTCAACAGTCCTGATAATCGCCGTTTGCCGTTTGCCTCTTGCCTTTGATAAATAAACCCTTCATCTGCCATCTGGTCTTCTTGGAAGGGACGCAGAATACAAACACTCACCTCCAACATATGACCGACTGTTTCTACAATCGTCTGGAGGACTTGCCGCAGGGGCGAACCACCCCCGCCTCGGTACTGGGCATTGCGAATTGTATTGGTGACTGTATTCAGCAGCGATTCTCGGCGCAGCGTCCGGCAAAGTTCCTCAGTACGAACTTTCAGGACGTTGTGGGTATCCATTGCCTGCTGCACCAGCGCTTTTAGCTCGGCAGCGTCCCAAGGTTTTGTGACGTATTTGAAGACCTTACCAGCGTTGATAGCTTCCACCAAGTCTTCGACATCGGTGTAACCTGTCAAAATAATTCGGATAATGTCTGGATACTGAGTGGCGGTGAGGCTCAAAAACTCAGTACCGCTCATTAAAGGCATACGCTGATCCGAGATGATCACCGCAACATCGCCCTCGGATGCCAAAATTTCCAGGGCAGCTGGGCCGTTGTCTGCCCTGAGTACCTTATAGTCTCGATGGAATGTTCGGTAAAGCAGGTCGAGGTTGTCTGGTTCGTCATCGACAACCAGAATTTTCGGCTTTTTGCTGCCTTGGGATTTCATGCCCCGCTCTCCTGCTGTTGTAGCGCGTAGCTCGTACATACGCCCATGCGGTTTAAAAATAGTATCCTCATGCACAGATTCTTCCAGGGATCAAGATGGCTTACGGACGTAAGAGGAAGACGAATTATAGATATATAAAGCTACTATCCCCATATGACTGTTTCCGCCTCCGGAAGCTGTGGCCAAGCTAGGCGATGCACCCCAATTGATCTTAAGTTTTTAGTTTCACTTTTGCCGCGTCCTCGGCTGTTCTGAGAAAAACACCCTAATGCTACCTTATGCTCCCCGATATTATATTGGGCGTAGGCGACACTAGCGTATATGCCCTTAGTCGCTAGATTTTGAAAAGTCGCTTCTCTAACACCGATGCTTGTTGTGGTAGGGCAATAGCTGTTCTCTGTCGTCAGCCAACTGGCAACTAAGGTGTCCCGCTCAATTAATTTAATTATTTTTAGGGGAGAAAATGCACTTCTCACTTGCTTTCTATTTAAGATACTCGCTCTAGATCAGTTTCTTTAATTTTTGTGAGGGAATCTCAGTTATAACTGGTTTAACCCACACTTTCATTATCCCGACACCAAATTGTCAGACAACAGGCTATTAGCGGAATACCTCCAAGAACGCTGCTGCTCCGGATATAAGCCTACTCTGCCTAGTCTATGACGCTGCCTGTACTCCACGGGGTCAATGCACTCCTTGTACAATAGTATCCTTGCTGGAATAAAAGCTGCTCTTGAAAGTCAAGACGTTTCGGTAGGGCAGGTGGTTGCCAAAAAAAACTCTTATTGGAATAGGTAAAGCTTAAGGGATGGGCGGCTTTTGGCATTTAGTCGTTGCCAAAAGCGGGAATGGCGGCGAAAAAAGCTACGCTCAAGGAGGGCTATTTACCTCTGATGACCAATATTGAACCGCGAAAATTTGTACAAAATGATCTACGATGAAACCTGCTAGAGATCCAACTGGGCTAGCTCCTCACCACTGCTTTCCTTTAGTTTTGCACCGCCAACCCGAAAAAGACGTACAACCCAAAATTGCCTGTCACTTTATTATCCGGACGGCCCGCCAAAGCGATCTGACAGGTCTGACTGAGATCCTGGCGGATAGTTTTCACCCGCGCAATGGGATTTGGAACTGGTTCTATCCTCTTTTTCGATTAGGAATTTATGAAGATTTGCGGAATCGGCTGCGCTCGGCTCCTGAGAATTACATTTGTTTAGTCGCTCTTGAGCCTGTTGGCGGCACTAATCAGGGAAATAGCGATCGCATCTACTCCCAACCCTCAGAGTTTGAACACGCTGATGATTCTGTGGTAGGCACTGTAGAAATGGCGCTCCGTCCCTCTTCCTGGCAACCTTGGGGTTCTCAATATCCTTATATCTCCAATTTGGCTGTCTACAAGTCGTGTCGGCGGCGCGGCGCAGCGCTGCAATTGCTGCGCTACTGCGAGCGAATAGCTCTAGAGTGGGGTTTTGAAGATATTTACCTCCACGTTCTCGAAAACAATCATCAAGCTAGGCAGCTTTATCTGAAGGCGGGATATGAACTGCACAAGGTTGATCCCAGCTGGAGCGACTTGCTGTTTATGCGTCCCCGAAGGCTGTTTTTGCACAAACACTTGACTCCTAAACTTCAAAACCACAACTCATGAAAAAAGCGTGAGATTGGAAAAAAATTTTCATCCCTTGAATACGTAGGGACACGGCGATGCCGTGTCCCTACTTTGCTGATGGCTGTTGGGTGCTACTTACTTTTGTAATTTCCTGACATTGGGCCATATGCCATAAAATAAAACTGCGAGATTACAGATTAGTGACTTATACTTACTGATGTTAAATGTGTTGTTAATGTAACTATTATTTATATAACAGATGTCTAACTGACTCTTAAGCGCTTCCTCCATCCAGAACTCACAGAATTGAAGCAAGTTTATGTGCTGCCAATTCGGATATATTTTCACCGGAAAAATCTATCAGTAAAAGTTGACATGGATAGCACAAACGAACAGAGCTACCAGGCTGCTATATACAAAGCTGATGCTAATCAAAGCCCTACCGGTGTTATTCGCGATCGTCTCTCTAATGACATGACAAACGCAACCCCGAACCCTGACGAGGAAAATTCTGATATCCTCACTCAGATGCGTAATAAACATCTGTTGATTGTCAATAGTCGCCGTCGGAATGGCTTGATCCTTTATAAGAGCTACCATGCAGAGTTTGCAGGGCCTGGATCGGCTGTGGGTGGCTTGTTTGACGTGGATTGTAAGCAGGTGCTGCCAGTGGGCAATTTGTCGTTGGTGAGTCCTGAATCTGCCCAGGAACGGCAAAATGCTTATTTGATTCGGCGGCAGTGGATTCGACTTACTAGACAAATAACGGATAATCCGGTGCCTCTGCAACGAGCGCAGAAGATAATTGAGCAGTTTAAGCAGTTTTTTGGTACGGAGACAATTGCCCAAATACCTGATGATGCTTTGGCGCTTTTGGTAGGTGTTTTGCCAGACACTATCAGCAGGGCGCGTGAGATCGATGATTGAGAATTAAAAATTAAAAAAGTTACTTTTAATTTTTAATTCTTCACCCTTAAGAAATAGTTTTTAAAGCTGCTAGAAGATGTTGGCGCGATCGCTGATTTTCTGGTTCAGTACCTACGGTAAGACGGATGCCGCCGCCAGTGTGTCGCACCAACGTTCCCAGCTGTTTGAGTTGGTGGGCTAAGTTGGTAAGGGCTTCCTCTGTGGGGGTACGCAGGTAAATAAAGTTAGACTCGCTGTGCCAAATTTGTAAATTTGGTTGCTGTTTGAGAAAGTCGAGTAACTTTTCGCGTTCGGTGAGAATTTCGGGAATGCAACCGAGTAGCAGTTGGCGATGGGAAAGGGCCAGCAATGCAGCAGCTTGGGTGAAGCTGGGGAGGTTGTAGGGGAGACGGACTTTTTCCAGGGCGAGGATAATTTCCGGATGTGCGATCGCGTAACCCATTCTTAAAGCTGCCAGTCGAAAGGCTTTGGAAAATGTCCGCAACACCACCCAGTTCGGACGATGGTGTAATTCTCCAACAACAGTTGTCCGACTAAATTCAAAATAAGCTTCGTCAATTACTACCAGAATCTCCTCTGGCAAACTCCGCAGCCATTCCAACTCAGCAGCGGTTAGGGCGTTGGCTGTAGGGGAGTTGGGATGAACCACGAACACCACCCGGATTGGTGGATTGGAGGTTTGTTCAATAGCTTTTTGGGCGGTGGTCAGGTCAATTTCAAAATTTGCTTGCTTACGCCCCACAGTGACTACAGGGATGCCCAGCGTTTTAGCGAGAATGCCGTACATAGAGAAGGTGGGATCAGCTACCAAAATCGACCCTTCTCCTCCTAAACAGGTGGCAATCAACAGAGAACGAATTAGTTCATCTGAACCGTTGCCTAGAGAAATATTAGCTGGGCTAATTAAACTTTCACCTGCCTCCCCCTGAGTTAATACAGGGGAAATCGATTCATTGACGTATTGCGCGATCGCGTCCTTCAGTTCAGCATGACTACCATCAGGATAGCGATTTGTCTCAATCAGCTGCTGATAAGTCCAAGCCAGCTTTTCTTTTAACTCCTTAGGCAAATCAAACGGGCATTCATTGGTATCCAGGCGGTCGATAGGAATGTCTGAGGCAACTGGACTCCCTGATGTCCCGCCTGGGTGCGGTGTATAGGCGCGTAGCCCAGATAAATCTGACCGAATGAAGGAGAACATAGATTCTTTATCTAACAACTAACAACTATTTTTAAGTAGAACAGTGCTGAGTTAAAAGATACTCAGCACTTCTTCGCCCAGGAACTCAGCCCTACTGATATCTTGCACTAGGCGGTTGAAAGCGCAGCTAAACAAACGAAACCTGCCTACGCAAGTTACAAATCCTTGATTTTCAGTTAGCCAAAGCAGGCGGACTTGGAATGTAATAGCCCCAGAATTCCATTCTGAGGGCTTGGTGCAAGATATGAGCCTACTGACTTACGAGAGTAATCGCCGTAACTTCTGGCGGACAAAACAATCGTCCCGGTAAATAGGTTCCCAATCCGCGATTTACATACAGCTGGTTTTTTCCCACCTGATGCCATCCAGAAGCCCATTCCCAATGCTGCACGACTTTATTACATTCCTTCATAAAAGGCACCAAAGCCTGCATCGGTTGGGGAATAATGTCGCGCAAGTGTTGCAGCAATCCTGCCGCCGGGCCAAACCCTGGAATCACCACTTGACCGCCGTGAGTATGACCTGAGAGTTGCAAATCAACCCGCCATTGTTGCAAAATTTCGGCGGTATCTGGGTTATGAGATAAGACGATACGGGGTGTATTCGGGTCAAGTTGATTCATTACGGGGGCGGGGTTAAATTCCGGCGACCAAAAATCAGCGAGTCCGACTATAGGTAATGCTTTTCCCAGTGGATAAGCGATTTCGTTCTCAAGGACGCGAATGCCGATGTTAGTCAGGGCATTTTGCACCTCTTGTTTTGAATGGCGGTAATAATTATCGTGGTTGCCGAGTACGGCATAGACACCAAAACGACTTTTCAGATGTTTTAGCGATCGCACTAACTTATGAATCGGGGTTGGATCGTCGGTTACGTAGTCGCCTGTCAATAAAACTAGGTCTGGTTCAAGTTGATTGCTGGCTGCAATTGCTTGTGCTAACAGTTCATCGGACAGCCGCAGACCATCGTAGTGCAAATCTGACAGTTGCACCAGTTTTGTTTTGTGCAAAGATGTCGGCATTGCGATCGCTACTTTCACCTTTTCTACACTTAATGGCCCAGATAATATCCAGTGCATTCTGTCAACTCAGGCTTAACT is a genomic window containing:
- a CDS encoding GNAT family N-acetyltransferase, with the translated sequence MKPARDPTGLAPHHCFPLVLHRQPEKDVQPKIACHFIIRTARQSDLTGLTEILADSFHPRNGIWNWFYPLFRLGIYEDLRNRLRSAPENYICLVALEPVGGTNQGNSDRIYSQPSEFEHADDSVVGTVEMALRPSSWQPWGSQYPYISNLAVYKSCRRRGAALQLLRYCERIALEWGFEDIYLHVLENNHQARQLYLKAGYELHKVDPSWSDLLFMRPRRLFLHKHLTPKLQNHNS
- a CDS encoding metallophosphoesterase, with translation MHWILSGPLSVEKVKVAIAMPTSLHKTKLVQLSDLHYDGLRLSDELLAQAIAASNQLEPDLVLLTGDYVTDDPTPIHKLVRSLKHLKSRFGVYAVLGNHDNYYRHSKQEVQNALTNIGIRVLENEIAYPLGKALPIVGLADFWSPEFNPAPVMNQLDPNTPRIVLSHNPDTAEILQQWRVDLQLSGHTHGGQVVIPGFGPAAGLLQHLRDIIPQPMQALVPFMKECNKVVQHWEWASGWHQVGKNQLYVNRGLGTYLPGRLFCPPEVTAITLVSQ
- a CDS encoding histidinol-phosphate transaminase; this translates as MFSFIRSDLSGLRAYTPHPGGTSGSPVASDIPIDRLDTNECPFDLPKELKEKLAWTYQQLIETNRYPDGSHAELKDAIAQYVNESISPVLTQGEAGESLISPANISLGNGSDELIRSLLIATCLGGEGSILVADPTFSMYGILAKTLGIPVVTVGRKQANFEIDLTTAQKAIEQTSNPPIRVVFVVHPNSPTANALTAAELEWLRSLPEEILVVIDEAYFEFSRTTVVGELHHRPNWVVLRTFSKAFRLAALRMGYAIAHPEIILALEKVRLPYNLPSFTQAAALLALSHRQLLLGCIPEILTEREKLLDFLKQQPNLQIWHSESNFIYLRTPTEEALTNLAHQLKQLGTLVRHTGGGIRLTVGTEPENQRSRQHLLAALKTIS